Proteins encoded together in one Entelurus aequoreus isolate RoL-2023_Sb linkage group LG20, RoL_Eaeq_v1.1, whole genome shotgun sequence window:
- the tmem268 gene encoding transmembrane protein 268 isoform X2, translated as MEDTNEDMKEDGEMADVQSNDRPKWTNGQCVLAMPSYSLLNPSFDLASCSATLETNGFQIPVADMEAPLRTALDVPSVRRYMIFNSALFHFMVAPFLYLVLWCAVFSTLRLYMSLVDYWILCLCVSLISIFLTTAILYALNQSKKEINVNLDVRLIQVNERMVKHNLLVAVADWVHNCRGSMQLYFVYWDMARCLTTLTETLEEHASADVDSRNILKKMSHLVLVTEAGDPEEVADSDVEQASGEQRPLLRNEDTGCGSTSHQRKGARVTANYSLVPHAALPAQCFPPGTPCQNMQRESPRGSWRSERRAAPGQVKQSQRLNGHL; from the exons ATGGAGGACACAAATGAGGACATGAAGGAGGACGGTGAAATGGCTGATGTACAGAGCAACGACAGACCCAAATGGACAAATG GTCAGTGTGTGTTGGCAATGCCCAGCTATTCGCTCTTAAACCCCAGCTTTGACCTGGCTTCGTGCAGCGCCACGCTGGAGACCAACGGCTTCCAG ATTCCGGTGGCAGACATGGAAGCGCCGCTGAGAACAGCCCTGGATGTTCCTTCGGTCAGAAGATACATGATTTTCAACTCCGCCTTGTTCCATTTTATGGTGGCGCCG TTTCTGTATTTGGTGTTGTGGTGTGCGGTCTTCTCCACGCTGCGCCTCTACATGAGCCTCGTGGACTACTGGATCCTGTGTCTCTGCGTCAGTCTCATCTCCATCTTCCTCACCACCGCCATCCTCTACGCTCTCAACCAGAGTAAGAAAGAG ATCAACGTGAACTTGGATGTGCGGCTCATCCAGGTGAACGAGAGGATGGTCAAGCACAATCTGCTGGTGGCCGTGGCCGACTGGGTGCACAACTGCAGAGGAAGCATGCAG TTGTACTTTGTGTATTGGGAcatggcgcgttgtttgacaacgtTGACTGAAACGTTAGAGGAACACGCTTCAGCGGACGTTGACTCCCGG AACATATTGAAGAAGATGTCCCATCTGGTCCTGGTGACCGAGGCGGGCGACCCTGAAGAAGTGGCTGACTCGGATGTGGAGCAGGCTTCAGGAGAGCAGAGGCCTCTGCTGAGAAACGAGGACACGGGCTGCGGTTCCACTTCCCACCAGAGGAAGGGCGCCAGAGTCACTGCCAACTATAGCCTCGTACCCCATGCAGCCTTACCTGCTCAG TGTTTTCCCCCTGGCACTCCCTGCCAAAACATGCAGAGAGAATCACCACGAGGAAGTTGGCGCTCAGAGAGGCGGGCAGCGCCAGGCCAAGTTAAACAATCTCAGAGACTAAACGGCCATCTGTGA
- the tmem268 gene encoding transmembrane protein 268 isoform X1 encodes MEDTNEDMKEDGEMADVQSNDRPKWTNGQCVLAMPSYSLLNPSFDLASCSATLETNGFQIPVADMEAPLRTALDVPSVRRYMIFNSALFHFMVAPFLYLVLWCAVFSTLRLYMSLVDYWILCLCVSLISIFLTTAILYALNQSKKEINVNLDVRLIQVNERMVKHNLLVAVADWVHNCRGSMQLYFVYWDMARCLTTLTETLEEHASADVDSRNILKKMSHLVLVTEAGDPEEVADSDVEQASGEQRPLLRNEDTGCGSTSHQRKGARVTANYSLVPHAALPAQARAYQLLMTYSAAYVKLLASERLSVPRHHRLRPRKNHCPTASFCLCQFIKTKILD; translated from the exons ATGGAGGACACAAATGAGGACATGAAGGAGGACGGTGAAATGGCTGATGTACAGAGCAACGACAGACCCAAATGGACAAATG GTCAGTGTGTGTTGGCAATGCCCAGCTATTCGCTCTTAAACCCCAGCTTTGACCTGGCTTCGTGCAGCGCCACGCTGGAGACCAACGGCTTCCAG ATTCCGGTGGCAGACATGGAAGCGCCGCTGAGAACAGCCCTGGATGTTCCTTCGGTCAGAAGATACATGATTTTCAACTCCGCCTTGTTCCATTTTATGGTGGCGCCG TTTCTGTATTTGGTGTTGTGGTGTGCGGTCTTCTCCACGCTGCGCCTCTACATGAGCCTCGTGGACTACTGGATCCTGTGTCTCTGCGTCAGTCTCATCTCCATCTTCCTCACCACCGCCATCCTCTACGCTCTCAACCAGAGTAAGAAAGAG ATCAACGTGAACTTGGATGTGCGGCTCATCCAGGTGAACGAGAGGATGGTCAAGCACAATCTGCTGGTGGCCGTGGCCGACTGGGTGCACAACTGCAGAGGAAGCATGCAG TTGTACTTTGTGTATTGGGAcatggcgcgttgtttgacaacgtTGACTGAAACGTTAGAGGAACACGCTTCAGCGGACGTTGACTCCCGG AACATATTGAAGAAGATGTCCCATCTGGTCCTGGTGACCGAGGCGGGCGACCCTGAAGAAGTGGCTGACTCGGATGTGGAGCAGGCTTCAGGAGAGCAGAGGCCTCTGCTGAGAAACGAGGACACGGGCTGCGGTTCCACTTCCCACCAGAGGAAGGGCGCCAGAGTCACTGCCAACTATAGCCTCGTACCCCATGCAGCCTTACCTGCTCAG GCTAGAGCATACCAGCTGCTGATGACCTACAGCGCCGCCTACGTGAAGCTGCTGGCGTCTGAGAGACTGTCCGTACCGCGGCACCATCGCTTACGGCCGCGCAAGAACCACTGCCCCACCGCGTCATTCTGCCTCTGCCAGTTCATCAAAACCAAGATCCTGGACTAA